The Ziziphus jujuba cultivar Dongzao chromosome 5, ASM3175591v1 genome segment aaaggaaGACTTCGAAAAATTCTCTAGTAACGGCATCCGGTGTGCAGCACACAAATCCTGAAAATCCATTAGAAAGGCAGGAAACTTAAACCGCGGGTATATAAATTTACCAGAAAACCCATTCAATTAATCAATCCACGTTATTTTAAGGTGTTATTCACAAAAAGATAATGGGGAAATTAGTATTTGCGCGTCCCCTTATAAATTACCTCCCATTTTTTGAAACCAATAAATAACGTACCCGCTCTTAAAAACGATCCAATATTGCTTCAATCTCAGTTTGGATTCTGATAGCTTTGCGTCTCACAGagaaattaacaagaaaaagggaaaaaaagaaaaaaaaaaaagaaaaaaaaaaaagagaattcaaaGAGTCTCAAGGAAGGTATCGTTCTTGTATAAGATATAGAATTTTGGATTCTCCGAACGAACTTAGGGCTTCGATCTCCTTCCACAATGGCGAAGGCGAGGTATGCTCGGTCGCAGAGCAAGAGATTATCGACGTTCAAGCTCGTCTTGTCAATGCTATTCATGCTAACGGTTGTGCTTCTGATGCTTTTCGCTCTCGGAATCGTATCGCTTCCGGTCAGCTCAGACGAAGCTCCGCTCAACGATATCAGTTCCTTTAGGCGCAGGGCAGTTGAGAGGTGTGTATTTCTCTCACAATTGCAAGGATTCTCTAAATTTGATCTGTTTGGAGTTAGATTCTGGTTAAAATTCTTAATACCGAGAGTTTTGATTGATTTTCCAGGGCCGAGGGTTTAGGTAGGAGAGGAGATCAGTGGACAGAGATTCTTTCTTGGGAACCTAGAGCCTTTATCTATCACAATTTTTTGGTTAGTTTTCTTCTTTACgtgtttttttccttcattatttcttcaattttctaATTGATTTGAAAACTTTGCTCTTCTGTCTTATCTACGTATGATACTGCCGGTTTCTTTGTTGTTTCGCTTTGGTTTAGCTTTTGCGGTATTGATTTTTTTAGGCATGCGGTCTTATGATTTATGAACGGCATTGGTTATTcacttttagtttattttatttattaaattatttatttttaagtctGTGAAGGAAATGTAAAACTGGTTTTGTAGAGTCTACAAGGATTTTATAAGTAGAATTTGTAGATAAAGAAATCTGAAGAGAGAGTTTCCAGAGTTCTGTGTTCTGATTGGAAATGCTTAACAGTTGAAAGGATGGGAGCTCTGAATTGAATACATATATAACTACACAATATTTTATGTGTAAATGCGCAATAGTTGGAAGGATTGGCGCTTTGTGTTGAATAACATTATAACTATACAATCTTTTATGTGGAAAAAGATAGTCGTAACTGAGCCTTTAAGTTATTATAGTTTAGAAACAATTGTCTATAAAACAATATGTGGCAACTTTGTTTCGCTAAAACATCGACAAACAAGTTCAAACAAAAgatctactctctctctctctctctctctctctctctctctcttatatgCTGACGGTGGACCTCACATATCTGTAGATGTCTCATATGTGATATGTCAATCATGAAGATTTGATTTTATCAGTTTCATCTTCGTCTGCTGGTAAATGGCCTTTGAATTTGGTTTGAAGTCGTGCTGTTCACTTTTAACTTTTCTGGTCTGCATGTTGATGTCTGTtaaaaatcaaggaaaatgcattttaattctCGGTATCATTTTGAACAGTCGAAGGAAGAATGTGAATACTTAATAGGTCTTGCTAAACCGCATATGGCAAAATCCACAGTGGTTGATAGCGCAACTGGACGGAGCAAAGATAGCAGGTCTGTTCCTTCAAAGAAACTTGTTGCTGAGAGTTGATATGTAAACATTATCTATATACTAACATATCTTGTATGCAGGGTGCGCACAAGCTCTGGAATGTTTCTTAAGAGAGGACGTGATAAGATAATTAGGGATATTGAGAAGAGAATAGCAGACTTTACTTTCATTCCTGTAGGTACGATATTTAGCGAGTGACTTGCACCTTTATTTATATCTAGATCTATGCTCTGCCTCCGCCGATcaaacttatttatttctttggttCATATGGTCTGTATGAagaattaaattagaaaaaggCTAAATAGGTCTGTAATTTCTGTTGCTTTGGTGCGACCTTTTCTGactttttctgaactttttggttttgcttttttaccatttttaaCAGGCTGATATCCTATtagttaaaataaatactaCTAATGTCACTTGTACATTCTGTATTTGTTGGTATTACAGATGCTCGCAAATGAAATGTATCTATTTCTTAGTTTCTTTAAAGTTCCATCACCATATTTCATGTTTATCTTTGTGTTATTTCAGGTTCAGATGAGAATTAGcattctcattttcatttttatggttTATTTTGTGATTCTTGGTGTTACATTaacataataaaatgataacttgAATGAATTCTGAAAAACAATGGGACAAATTTAGAGTCAAGTAGCTGTTATTTCTTGTGTTATGGTAGTCATACTACCGCTCAACCCAACATATCCTACTCTGTGGAAGATTATTTTAATGTCTGATAGACATACAAGCAGATACATTTTTGTGAAAGTTTGAAGGAATATTTACTTTTGCCCTTTCTTTACTCCATATTTCTTAGAACTCTTTTTCCATTTGTTAGTAGAGAATATATCTCCAAGTGTCTATTATTACTTGGCCCTTGGTGCATGAACTGTCTCCAAGTGTCTATTATTTCTTAgctctttttttccatttgttaGAGCATTCCCAAGAGACTCTTTAAGGTAAAAGAGTATATTCTTTATAATAAAGAGtatcttttaaaataactagtaaaatttgaaaatgctcTCCAACAAACTCTCTATTaagctatttatttttattttttctataaacatTTATTGTTTTACTTGTAGCCTCTCTCTTTTATATAAGTTACTtaccatttaaatattataatagtggCATATGAGAATGTGTtacattcaattaaataaatataatattgacaTAAAAAATGGTTTTGACTCTCTACATATGGAGAGCCAAACCaattcttt includes the following:
- the LOC107422385 gene encoding probable prolyl 4-hydroxylase 3, whose protein sequence is MAKARYARSQSKRLSTFKLVLSMLFMLTVVLLMLFALGIVSLPVSSDEAPLNDISSFRRRAVERAEGLGRRGDQWTEILSWEPRAFIYHNFLSKEECEYLIGLAKPHMAKSTVVDSATGRSKDSRVRTSSGMFLKRGRDKIIRDIEKRIADFTFIPVEHGEGLQVLHYEVGQKYDAHFDYFLDEFNTKNGGQRIATLLMYLSDVEEGGETVFPSAKGNISSVPWWDELSECGKKGLAVKPKMGNALLFWSMRPDATLDPSSLHGGCPVIKGNKWSSTKWMHLEEYKV